The Scyliorhinus canicula chromosome 13, sScyCan1.1, whole genome shotgun sequence genome contains a region encoding:
- the LOC119976791 gene encoding G-protein coupled receptor 35-like, producing the protein MNCTTESDDAVNVFQFVVYIPIYIIGLIVNALSLWVFCWKLRKWTETTIYMINLAVSDVVLLSSLPFKIYSHKEWTRHKIPLCIFTESLYFVNMYVSIFIITCINVDRYITIRHPFLAKSLRSPKKAAVVCAAIWIIMCLWSVLIYHKYSQITKDEIVCFKQISFENDVPVTASLYIVGFVIPLMIVTFCSVQIVHALRQSNMTNSAEFTTVKTMRIIVGSAIIFAVCFTPVHVGYFLQWLPTFNEDCVSRQHVNLFLQVATCISNMNCCLNGFGYYFASAEVCDVFKIQFKSQKPAIAISNVATIELE; encoded by the coding sequence ATGAACTGTACCACTGAGAGCGATGATGCTGTTAATGTTTTTCAATTCGTAGTCTACATTCCTATTTACATCATTGGATTAATAGTCAATGCCCTGTCCTTGTGGGTATTCTGCTGGAAATTAAGAAAATGGACGGAAACTACCATTTATATGATAAATTTGGCGGTGTCTGATGTCGTGCTCCTCTCCTCGTTACCTTTCAAAATATATAGTCATAAGGAGTGGACCAGGCACAAAATCCCATTATGCATATTTACAGAATCTCTATACTTTGTGAATATGTACGTCAGCATATTTATCATTACTTGCATAAATGTTGATCGTTACATTACAATAAGACatccctttctggcaaagtcattGAGGTCTCCGAAGAAAGCAGCAGTGGTGTGCGCTGCAATCTGGATTATCATGTGTTTGTGGAGCGTCCTCATCTACCACAAATATTCCCAGATAACCAAAGATGAAATAGTTTGCTTCAAGCAAATATCTTTTGAAAACGATGTTCCTGTCACTGCTTCCCTGTACATTGTGGGATTCGTCATCCCGTTGATGATTGTGACTTTTTGCTCAGTTCAAATCGTCCATGCTCTCAGGCAAAGTAATATGACAAATTCAGCAGAGTTCACCACAGTGAAAACCATGCGGATTATTGTCGGAAGTGCTATCATCTTTGCTGTTTGCTTTACGCCTGTGCATGTTGGATATTTTCTTCAATGGTTACCAACATTTAATGAAGACTGTGTCAGTCGACAGCACGTGAACTTATTCCTTCAGGTTGCAACTTGTATATCCAATATGAACTGCTGCCTTAATGGATTTGGGTATTATTTTGCTTCTGCTGAGGTTTGTGACGTTTTCAAAATACAATTTAAAAGCCAAAAGCCTGCAATAGCAATAAGCAACGTGGCAACAATTGAACTGGAATGA